The following are encoded in a window of Mycobacterium sp. ELW1 genomic DNA:
- the dnaA gene encoding chromosomal replication initiator protein DnaA, with amino-acid sequence MTDDPGSAFATVWSSVVAELNGDGTADQRPSNGTGGDAPLTPQQRAWLKLVQPLTIAEGFALLSVPSSFVQNEIERHLRTQIVDALSRRLGQRVELGVRIAPPALDEDNESAAPEPAVVDSDLDEVDEDREALASAHETWPSYFIERPRSNPSAEAPGISLNRRYTFDTFVIGASNRFAHAAALAIAEAPARAYNPLFIWGESGLGKTHLLHAAGNYAQRLFPGMRVKYVSTEEFTNDFINSLRDDRKVAFKRSYRDIDVLLVDDIQFIEGKEGIQEEFFHTFNTLHNANKQIVISSDRPPKQLATLEDRLRTRFEWGLITDVQPPELETRIAILRKKAQMERLDVPDDVLELIASSIERNIRELEGALIRVTAFASLNKTPIDKALAEIVLRDLIADAGTMQISTAAIMAATAEYFDTTVEELRGPGKTRALAQSRQIAMYLCRELTDLSLPKIGQAFGRDHTTVMYAEKKIRGEMAHRREVFDHVKELTTRIRQRSKR; translated from the coding sequence TTGACCGATGATCCCGGTTCAGCGTTCGCCACGGTGTGGAGTTCGGTTGTCGCCGAGCTCAACGGCGACGGAACTGCGGACCAGCGCCCCAGTAACGGAACTGGCGGCGATGCGCCGCTGACTCCGCAGCAACGCGCATGGCTCAAGTTGGTTCAACCACTGACCATCGCCGAGGGCTTCGCGCTGCTGTCGGTGCCCAGCAGTTTCGTCCAGAACGAGATCGAGCGTCATCTGCGGACCCAGATCGTCGACGCCCTCAGCCGGCGCCTCGGTCAACGGGTCGAGCTCGGTGTTCGGATCGCCCCTCCCGCTCTTGACGAAGACAACGAATCCGCCGCACCGGAGCCTGCCGTCGTCGATTCCGACCTCGACGAGGTCGACGAGGACCGCGAAGCACTGGCGAGCGCTCACGAAACCTGGCCGAGTTACTTCATCGAGCGGCCGCGCAGTAACCCGTCGGCCGAAGCGCCCGGCATCAGCCTCAACCGCCGCTACACCTTCGACACCTTCGTCATCGGTGCCTCGAACCGGTTCGCGCACGCGGCCGCCCTGGCGATCGCCGAAGCACCGGCCCGCGCGTACAACCCGTTGTTCATCTGGGGTGAGTCCGGACTGGGTAAGACCCACCTGCTGCACGCCGCCGGAAATTATGCGCAACGCTTGTTTCCCGGCATGCGGGTGAAGTACGTCTCCACCGAAGAGTTCACCAACGACTTCATCAACTCGCTGCGCGACGACCGCAAGGTTGCGTTCAAGCGCAGTTACCGCGACATCGACGTGCTCCTGGTGGACGACATCCAGTTCATCGAAGGCAAGGAAGGTATCCAGGAAGAGTTCTTCCATACCTTCAACACGCTGCACAACGCCAATAAGCAGATCGTGATCTCCTCCGACCGGCCGCCCAAACAGCTGGCCACCCTCGAAGACCGGCTACGGACCAGGTTCGAGTGGGGATTGATCACCGATGTCCAGCCGCCCGAATTGGAAACCCGCATCGCGATCTTGCGGAAGAAGGCGCAGATGGAGCGCCTCGACGTCCCCGATGACGTCCTGGAGCTCATCGCCAGCAGTATCGAGCGCAACATTCGCGAGCTCGAGGGCGCGTTGATCCGGGTCACCGCGTTCGCTTCGCTGAACAAGACACCGATCGACAAGGCGCTCGCCGAGATCGTGTTGCGCGACCTGATCGCCGATGCCGGCACCATGCAGATCAGCACCGCGGCCATCATGGCGGCCACCGCCGAGTACTTCGACACCACCGTCGAGGAGTTGCGCGGGCCCGGCAAGACCCGGGCATTGGCTCAATCGCGGCAGATCGCCATGTATCTGTGCCGGGAGCTCACTGACTTGTCCCTGCCCAAGATCGGGCAGGCGTTCGGCCGTGATCACACCACGGTCATGTACGCGGAGAAGAAGATTCGCGGTGAAATGGCCCATCGGCGTGAGGTGTTCGATCACGTCAAGGAGCTCACCACGCGGATCCGCCAGCGTTCCAAGCGCTGA
- the dnaN gene encoding DNA polymerase III subunit beta, whose product MATTTVGSDLKFRLVREDFADAVAWVARNLPTRPTVPVLAGVLLTGTDEGLTISGFDYEVSAEVRVPAEIASPGSVLVSGRLLSDITRALPAKPVDVSVEGTRVALTCGSARFSLPTMAVEDYPALPELPEETGVISADLFGEAIGQVAVAAGRDDTLPMLTGIRVEISGEAVVLAATDRFRLAVRELTWSTSSPSLEAAVLVPAKTLAEAAKAGTSGSEVHLALGAGSAVGKEGLLGIRSGGKRSTTRLLDAEFPKFRQLLPAEHTAVATIGVGELTEAIKRVALVADRGAQVRMEFSDGVLHLSAGADDVGRAEEDLDVEFAGEPLTIAFNPTYLTDGLGSLHSDRVTFGFTTPSRPAVLRPANAETQVDGTGPFPAVQTDYVYLLMPVRLPG is encoded by the coding sequence GTGGCAACGACGACGGTTGGCTCCGACCTGAAGTTCCGCTTGGTGCGGGAGGATTTCGCCGACGCGGTGGCCTGGGTTGCCCGTAATCTCCCGACCCGGCCGACGGTGCCGGTGCTGGCCGGCGTGCTGCTGACCGGCACCGATGAGGGTTTGACCATCTCCGGGTTCGATTACGAGGTGTCGGCCGAGGTGCGTGTTCCCGCCGAAATAGCTTCTCCTGGAAGCGTTTTGGTGTCCGGTCGGTTGCTGTCCGATATCACCAGGGCGCTGCCGGCCAAGCCCGTCGACGTCAGCGTCGAAGGCACTCGAGTGGCGCTGACCTGTGGCAGCGCGCGGTTCTCGCTGCCGACCATGGCGGTCGAGGACTACCCGGCGCTGCCGGAACTGCCGGAAGAGACCGGTGTCATCTCCGCCGACCTGTTCGGTGAGGCGATCGGCCAGGTGGCCGTAGCCGCCGGGCGGGACGACACACTGCCGATGCTGACCGGTATCCGGGTGGAGATTTCCGGTGAGGCAGTGGTTTTGGCTGCCACCGACCGGTTCCGGTTGGCCGTGCGTGAGCTGACCTGGTCGACCTCCTCCCCCAGCTTGGAAGCCGCGGTGCTGGTGCCGGCCAAGACGTTGGCCGAAGCGGCCAAGGCCGGCACGTCCGGCTCGGAGGTGCACCTGGCTCTCGGTGCCGGGTCGGCGGTCGGCAAGGAAGGCCTGCTGGGAATCCGCAGCGGCGGTAAGCGCAGCACGACTCGCCTGCTCGATGCCGAATTCCCGAAGTTCCGTCAGCTGCTGCCCGCCGAGCACACTGCGGTGGCCACCATCGGCGTCGGTGAGCTCACCGAAGCCATCAAACGTGTGGCGCTGGTCGCCGATCGTGGGGCGCAGGTTCGGATGGAATTCAGCGACGGGGTGCTGCACCTCTCGGCGGGTGCGGACGACGTCGGCCGCGCCGAGGAGGACTTGGATGTCGAGTTCGCCGGCGAGCCGCTGACGATCGCCTTCAACCCCACCTACCTCACCGACGGTCTGGGGTCGCTGCATTCCGACCGGGTGACGTTCGGATTCACCACTCCCAGTCGTCCTGCGGTGTTGCGGCCCGCCAATGCGGAAACACAGGTAGATGGCACCGGACCGTTCCCCGCCGTTCAGACCGACTACGTATACCTGTTGATGCCGGTCCGGCTGCCAGGCTGA
- the gnd gene encoding phosphogluconate dehydrogenase (NAD(+)-dependent, decarboxylating) gives MQLGLVGLGKMGFNMRQRLREGGHEVIGYDPRPEVTDVPTLAALAEALTAPRVIWVMVPSGPITDDTISSLADVLSPGDLVVDGGNSKYTEDGPHAELLGKKGISFVDAGVSGGIWGLAEGYGLMVGGSDEDVARVMPIFDTLRPPGDLADGFVHAGPVGAGHYAKMVHNGIEYGLMMAYAEGYELLAAEPLIKDTQAVIQAWTNGTVVRSWLQQLLAKALKEDPAFDAISGYTEDSGEGRWTVEEAIRHRVPMPVIAASLFARFASRQEDSPTMKAVSALRNQFGGHAVKRVSVSG, from the coding sequence ATGCAGCTGGGTTTGGTCGGTCTTGGCAAGATGGGCTTCAACATGCGCCAGCGGTTGCGCGAGGGCGGACATGAAGTCATCGGGTACGACCCCAGACCCGAGGTCACCGACGTCCCGACCCTGGCCGCGCTCGCCGAGGCACTCACCGCACCTCGGGTTATCTGGGTGATGGTGCCGTCCGGCCCGATTACCGATGACACGATCAGCTCCCTGGCAGATGTCCTCAGCCCCGGTGATCTCGTTGTCGACGGCGGCAACTCCAAGTACACCGAAGACGGCCCGCACGCGGAATTGCTTGGTAAAAAAGGCATTTCGTTCGTCGACGCGGGTGTGTCCGGTGGTATCTGGGGTCTGGCGGAAGGCTACGGCCTGATGGTCGGCGGCAGCGACGAGGACGTCGCCCGGGTGATGCCGATCTTCGACACGTTGCGGCCACCCGGGGATCTGGCAGACGGTTTCGTGCACGCCGGCCCGGTCGGTGCGGGTCACTACGCGAAGATGGTGCACAACGGCATCGAGTACGGGCTGATGATGGCCTACGCCGAGGGATACGAACTGCTGGCCGCCGAACCACTGATCAAAGACACCCAGGCAGTGATCCAGGCGTGGACCAACGGCACCGTCGTACGCTCGTGGCTGCAGCAGCTCCTGGCCAAGGCGCTCAAGGAAGATCCCGCGTTCGACGCGATCTCCGGGTACACCGAAGATTCCGGTGAAGGCCGCTGGACGGTCGAAGAGGCCATCCGCCACCGGGTGCCGATGCCGGTGATCGCGGCATCCCTGTTTGCGCGTTTCGCATCGCGACAAGAGGATTCGCCGACGATGAAAGCCGTTTCCGCGCTTCGTAATCAGTTCGGTGGGCACGCGGTCAAGCGGGTCTCGGTGTCGGGATAA